TCTATCAGAACAATAAAAGAATGGAAATCAATTCATTGTAAGCATATTAACACATTTCCCGGAAACCTTATATCTAGAGATGATAACCCAGGCTCTATATAGCATACCCCAACATTTAGAATTGCAATTAAACCAAGTCTGTGAAGGTGATAGTTAATGctataaaaaaaacccacaaagaaaGGTATTAGTAATGAAATAGGCCATTGCTATTTGTTTTCAAAATGAATAAATCTTGAAGCCTGTCTCTGCAGGCTGCTCATCAAGGATTGTGGTGACTGTTCATGGTGTCTTATTGTTGCTCCGTAATCCATTTGATCCAAGGGATGTAGTTCCTCACTTTGGTGTAGACTCCAGGGAAGTAAGGGTTTGCACAGCTGATACCCCAGGAGACAATGCCCTCGAAGAGGCCGTTGCAGATAAGGGGACCACCGGAGTCACCCTGTGGATCACCAAGACAAATTACAGATGATGGACAAACTATAGTTACTGAAGTAGGAAACACGCATGCAGAGCAACAATGAAGAGAGGGGTAATAATGTTACTAGTGATAACATGCACTACACAGCGGTGGTAGAATAAGtactcagatattttacttaagcaaaagtAGCCAAAACCACAGTGTAGAAACACTCTGTTACAAAATGTAAGTCAAAGTACAAATGTATTAACATCAAATATACacaaagtactcattatgcaaaaTGGCCTgtttcagaataatgtatattatattattgaattATAGTTATTGATGCATTAAGGGGAGGCACTGCAGGCAAAAGCATCATTTTTCAAATTTGAGTTTTTGGTTCCATAACAACTTCGTCTTCTTGCAGACTGTTGagagaaaacatccaaaatacacatttagatgttcattttactacactttgtctTTTTGCGCCTGTaaatttctcctaaattcaccaaaagttagcTTTAGcgaatgcctcatttgcatatttaaacgtacaatttcagaaaacttgtaatacaaaaaaatatttgtcctaatgtaagtaatcaactagGGTTGGATTCAAGGTGTCATAGTGACATCTGttagttaaaatattttcccttttcacctgcagtgtctccctttaatgtgttcatcactttaatgttgcagctggtaaatgtGGGGCTTAAGTACTATTTATACTGCCGGGTAGcttaatgtataacaatacatcatggcatatatatatcatatttgttgattatattttgtacaATAATGTGTCTGCAAAGTAATTgagtcaaattaatgaagtgaaGTAGCACAACATTtgcctctgaattgtagtggagtagaagtataaagtagcataacatgtagttacttaagtaaagtacaagtacctcagtacattaaatgtacttagttactttccaccactgctacaCAGGACATCATTATGCTACATTGTACTGTACTAACTAAAACATGCAACGCAGAATCATACAATGTGCAGCATGCTGAGCAATAAAAAGGGAAATAGAGCATGCAGCACATGCATCAGAACTGTACCTGGCAGGAATCTTTGCCACCTAGTTGAGATCCAGCACACAGCATGTTTGAAGTGATCCTCCCCCAGTAGTAATAAGAGCAGTAGGGAACTATTCTCACATCCACAGAACGTAGCACAGGAGACAGGTAGTAACTGTAAATCTGTGTCACACCCCAGCCGCTCACTGTGCACACGTCATTATTAAGTGAAGGAGCGCTATCATCAGGCAGAACAGCTGGCTGGACGTTAGCGTTCAGCTGGGCCGGCCTACTCAGCTGTAACACAAACCAAGGTTTGTCCATACAGAACCAGAATGAATTGTGTATGCATGTCTCAAGAGCTCTATGTACCATATCTACTATTTCTCCTGCTTACCTTGATCATCATGATGTCATTGTCGAATGAGTTGTAGTTAAAGTTGTGGACAAATATCTTTGAGACATTAAAGACCTGTTCAAATCCTTCTTCCTTGTCCAGGCTGTGTTCACTTAACACCACCAGCAATCGACTGCTCCTGATGCTCAAAAACAGACATAAAGTGCTTcagaaattaccctttaactgTAAAATATCATTTTCGCATCTTTTGTCACAATTCCTTCCTCATTATATATTAACCTATTTAATTATAACATCTCAAAACATCAGTGTCAAttcattaatcaatcaatcagactttatttgtatagcaccttttatACAAGCAAATGAAACAAAGTGCTTCATACAatacaccccccccacacacacacacacacacacacacacagataaacacacataacacaatacaccccccccacacacacacacacacacacacacagataaacacacataacacaatacacccccacacacacacacagataaacacacataacacaatatACCCCCCCCTGAGGCAAGAAACTTAAAACCAAAAgatcaaataaatacatgaaatcTCTAAACAGTGGCTAATAAGTTGCCTACATGAAccacatataaataaataggccATAGTAGATAGATTAAAACAAGTTGTTTAattaaaatagataaataaaatggatacaTAACTGTTTAATGAAAGGCCTGACCAAAAAGGTAGCTTTTGAGTTTGCCTTTAAAAAATATCAACAGTTCTTACGGTCTCCAGCAATGGGCAGCAGACACCACCCATTCAGGGTGCACTAAGGTTCCTCCACAGTAGTGTTGCTTGGTATCACTGAACTGCAAGGATGCCTGGTATTTGACAGAGTACGGCAGGACCTCCTGACCCCCTATGATCCTCTGTGGAGACGCCCCTGTAGACAGTAAAAAGAATAGGTGCCGTGGGAGTGCTTTTTGCTTAcaaatttatttcatatttaatactCTGTGGTCTTCATAATCTTAAAGAGTTGTTGGAGACAGTCTTAAGGCCACGTCAGCAAAGATTTACTATATCCGTTACTCctgatacatacatacatacacatacatttctTGTTTTCACCCTCATGTCAGCCAGTGTTCTGTGAAAGTCTCTTTCAATGTGGTTCTACATCTTGAGTAGGATTTTACAGTATACATGTTATTATGCACACAGGAATTCAAATTTTGTGATTGAGGAACTTACCTGATAAAGAAAAGGCCAAAAACAACAGCACATTAGCAGTGCCTGGCAGCAGTGCCATATTTTGACTTATCTGTAATGCAGAAACACGACTTTTAGAAGCCTCTATACGCACTATATAATGTGCCAATTCATTTAAATACCCTGACAATCCTGATGAAATCCAATTATGTTTGTGTGAAATTGAAGAAAATGAATGCATTGTCTCAAATTATGGTTAGGCTGTACACAGCCACAAATTTGCTGCATAATTTCTTCTTTGAAATGTTCATAGATTACATAGTTACTGAAGTGACACTAATTAATGACAAAAAGTTCACAACCTTCTTCTGAAATCAATGGCTAAACCTTGTTACCGATTGGTAACAGTCTACTCTACTGAATCAACAccatttttaacttaatacgtACTAAAttgatatagatatatacaatacatacaattttAAGATACACGACACAGAAAAACCTAGTAATAGAGGGATatgtgttgttaaaaaaaacaccatcttacCCTGGAATATGAGCAGCTCCCTGAATATGAATCATTAATTTTGAATGAAAAGGTTTAGAATGACCTTCTACTTACCTGTATAAACACAGCAACCTTCAGAGCATCTCCAACTGTGGGACCAATGCTCTCCAGTTGCCTTTTATAGAGTAACTGAACCTTTGTTCAAatctttttgtcttgttttgtgctgtgAGCATCTCACGCTGCAACAATGCAACTGACCTAGTATATGACAAAGCTAAAGTGTTCTCATGTTTTATGTCTGTCTCTAAGCTCTTGTTTTCTGCGTGCACTTTGGGTTAAGAAGGTATTTGAGATGGGAACGCCTCTACacagtcatcatcatcacaggGTTATGGACAGAATAAATGTTTACCACCTTTTTTGTGCCAGGAAATTCGTTGTCATTGATTTTCtcgcttttcttttttaaaagtcaCAGTGATATTAATTTGCATTGGTAAACTAAAGAACCTGAACAATACACAGTAATACACCTGGGGTTTGGGGGTTCAATTTATATTCATATACAAAGTGTGTCTCATTTACAAATCAATACACAACATCCCAGTTTGaaagtgtaataaaaaaaaaaagtttcattaCAGACGTTAATACACCTTGTGAATGGCTGTGATAATGATATTCTCTACATATAACATCACATTGCAACTGATCAAAACCAGGTAAAAGACGTAATGTAATCTATATGAATTACATACTTTCACAAATTCAAATACTATTACAGCTTTAATACTCAGATTATTCTTTGGTTGTACATTTGGTTCTCTCCATTACAATATGCTAACAATTCACAGGGGATGGTACTGTACCACACCCTGGTTTTGTTTAACATTAGTGTAGATTCATCACACTGTTAGCTAGAGATACTGTATGACTATGGCTTCAAAATGTAACATAGGACTGGATTATTCAGTGATTTACAAATAGGCCTAATATAACAAATACCAACCAATACTACTAATGCTGGACAGGTTGCCAGTCAATCACAtggctgacacacagagacagatatcCATTCAGACTCACATTCACAGCTACGGGCAAGTTTAGAGTCAcctattatataaatatatatataaaaaaataaataaaatacacacacacatatatatatatatattctcattctttattttataaaggacaacacacattaattaacatttctgtaaatgtgccagtgttagccagccggctaattttcaactgtagtcctttggccagatgattttagaccagagcaacGGTGGGTTCGAACCTAAAACCCTCTTGCTGTCAAGCGACAGTGCCGCTAATTTAGTTTAATTATGAGCACAAATTGTCTGTAAATAATCTATAGGCCTatagccgcctacacatgagcGGCAAAATCGCTTTGCGCCGgccgttccattgatttcctatggggagagcggTGGCGCCCAACTATTTGCTGCGCTACCCCTGGCGTCGCAGGCTCCTCGGATTTGCTGCCTTGCGCtgcgctcaaagttcaaattatttcaactttgacccagttgccgctgacctttggAAAGCGCAACAAATGAGATGACAGCATGTTGTTACCTAGCAATGGGAAATAGCTTCCATGCCACCCCTGATGACGTTTACCTGCGCTGTGCTTTGCTCTCAGCGctttgctctgcgccctacctagcGGTGCGCAGAGAGCAAATCGCATATGTATAGGCGGCTTAATACTTTAGTACCAAAACTGAAACCAATAATTCTACAGTACTGTAAACATATATTGCCTATGTTTTAAAacccagttttgtttttttatactgcATGTTATTTATCTGATGGGGTTCCAAGTGGTAGCAGGCGGGATGGGCAAACTCTACACATAAGGGCCGAAGCCGACAGGAGGGTTCAAACCTAGAACCCTCTTGCTGTGAAGCAACAGTGTAATACAACTATGGGCCTAATGGTTTAGtaataaaactgaaactaaTAATTCTACTATTACTACAACTACAACCACTACTATGGTTCTACAACTGCTACAAACTTtgcaaaccaaaacaaattttccacttccgggattgctccagtgccaccagaaattccgccgggtGTCtttcttttcggccagatgtccgtcaccttctgcttcctttgtgttggcattctaaaccccggtggatttctgaggactatggttaactgctcctcagatctctgcagggtaaatccagacagctagctagactatctgtccaatctgactttTCTGTTGCATTACTAAAACAGAGACGGTTTAGAGGATTTATAGAGGTTTTGACGGTTTATTGAGGATCTTTGACTAAAACAAATTTTTAACataaacatgttccaccaaaacaagttccttcttgaggctattttgcatcGGCGCTgttgctccgtccagcgcttagctccaagacgattgtaattggttttaaaaaatgccaataaaccagagcacgtttttctcccatcccagaatgctgtgtggactagccagaccctcctccgcagctctgtggaggaaggtctggcaaaaagAGACTACCTATGTTGTAATTATATATTGCCTaatgtaaaacacaattttggtttatttttttatactgcATGTTATTCATCTGGTTAGGTCACAGTGCTAGCAGGTTAAGCAAGGCAACCAAGATATACCCACAGCTACGTTGTCCATTTCTCCCGGGGAAGCCGAGGCATTTTCAGGCAAGATGGGATATGCAATCCTTGTGGTGTGCTCTGTGAACCTGCCTTCTCCTCCCTCCAGAGTGCCTCCACAGGGAGGTGACAGACACATGAGGTATCAGGAGGCATCCTAATACTCCTGAACCGCCTCAGCTGGCTCCTCTTACATGGGGAGGAGTAgcaaaaatctttgaaacaGGGTGCACCTGACAATGCTGATGTTAGCTTGCCAATATACGACCCGTTACAGTGAAAGGGATGATGAAATATATATAGAGGTGATTTCTATGTTGCCAGGGTCCTCATTGTAAGAGATTGGTAAGGCCTATCTTCACGGTTCAAATTGCAAAAGAACGAAGGGAGATGGATGTTTCAAATGCAGTTGGAATGCCACTGTGGAGATATCAATGTCTAAAGTCAGTAAAAAACTGTCTGTCCGCACATTTGTGGGCGTAGGTTTCTAGGTTTTCTAGGTTTCAAGGAGTATAGCATCAGTAGGCTGGAGGTGGGCGATTTCATACATCTGACCCAAGGGAAAATGCATTGACCATTTGGCCTAGGGAAAAAAAGCATTGCTGAGAACATAAAACCCTTTGAAAGGTCTTGTTAATCAGCCATATCACGAGGATATTGAGCTGGGGAACATAGAACCCTGGAAACGTAGATTTGCTCCCTCTGGAATATGGTTTACATATCTAACCTGATGAAAATGCTGGTTAATAATGATGTAAACTGGAAAgactttaaattaaattaaacaaaaataacaatcCCTCAAATTACAAATCATGCTGATGACCAAATGTTTCTGACACATTCTAATCTGCATGGATACTTTTAACTGTGAATTTATCCACCTTTGCACCTATGAACTGTACatatattaaaataacaaaacaaagtcaCACCTACGTTTAAAACAGTTGGCAGGTAAGTGCAATTTATTGTTTATCCCCAAAAAACTGTTCTTTTTAGAAGTTAGCTTACAGTTACAGCTTGTGTTACAGGGACTTCCTGTTGATTGCTTTTGATTGGACGGAAACTAGGTACTACTTGCAAAAATGATGTATGCAggttaaatgcttttttttattaacttctGTATTACTGTATACCACCCTATATTTTGAGATCCAGTAAAATGATCTATTTATACATAATAGGAATTCCCCTTTGACTAGCTGAACATATTTTTTAACTCAAGACCTTCTTTTTCCAAGAAGGAAATGCATCAGGAAGCCAGAGCTGAGTCATTGGTGCTGCAGAAATGTGATGACAGCGATACTGGCACACATAAGACATCAGTGTCACACCAGTCTAAAGACTGAAAACCGAGATTATCTCAGGATCTACAGCACATGTCTCCTCTCCACTGAAACATGTTGTTACAGTATCATGAattagttcttttttttaagtcactttttcttttgtaatgtCAGTTATTAAAAACGACACAGACTATTTGCCATCTtgcagtacatttaaaatcattcaGGAGGAGCTTTGGTTATAATCTCTATCAAGTCTTATAGATGTAATAAAATCAAATACTGCTGTTTGGCAgttgtggaagaagtattcagatcctttacttaagtaaaagtactaataccacactgtaaaaatactctaaaagtaaaagtcctgcagtgacaatgttacttgagtaaaagtatgtaggtatcatcaggaaaatgtacttaaagtcttaaaagtaaaaaatcctcacattttagcaactggaaacgatccaaacagttctgtcaatcaactaatggtctaatcattttagctggacttgtaggcctattaTTGTTGAGTAgtttaaattataataaaacattgcattttataaactacacgtgttttgtgtgaaaaaaaatcctaatttataaagtaactaaagctgtcagattaaagtagtggagtaaaaagtacaatatttctctctgagatgtagcagagtagaagtagaaagtggcatgaaaagaaaagactcaagtaaagtacaagaatctcaacatttgtacttaagtacagtacttgagtaaatgtacttagttacattccacaacTGCTGTTCGGCTAGACGTTAAAACCCTTTTAACttaacaaaacaagaaaagccTGTATAGATAATGAGACGGGAATTATACAAAGAGGAGAGTTTAGGGATTGGAGACATAGCGAGGACTTTTCATTCCAGTGCCAGACAGATGAATGTGAGAACAGGGAGCTGGCAACCATGTGCGATGATGACAGCACTTGGACTGAGGAGTGGGTCATGCGGAAAAAAGGCAGTGGTCAGCACTCAGGGGATGTGAGAGTACGGCTATAGCTATCAGTAGCAGGGAGGGCAACAGAGAGGGCTATTTGCCAGCTGAGGTCAGGAACTCCATAGAGGGATGGTAGTAGTGATGAGACGTGTCTGAGCTCTGCTCCATTTTTAATGACACCCGGCCCTAGAATAGATGTGGAGCAGCAGCACTGGCTCGACTTGGTTGGATACAAAAGCTTTTACTACTTGTCATCACTGAAAACCCTCGTTAATCCTTTCTGGGGAAATCAGTGAGGGGAGACGGTAACATTACAGTGATGAAGAGCTGCAGAGACACTGTTTCTCCTTTCATTTAGGACCCGTTTCATCCATTTTAGGAGCTTCAATCATAAACTGGAATATGTCAGTTATTGGAATTGACAGGGTAACAACATCAGACTGTAAACTGGCAACACTATGAGCACAGTATACACCCGCAgagttgtaatgtaacaaactatgtacaaatactttgttactgtcaTTAAGTAGATTTTTCACTAGTACTTCggtatttatatttctggaaacttttacttttactccgatacatttcccctaagcatctttTTTACTTGTTACTACAAAATACAATCTGAAATTTGTTAGACCGCAAAAAAGCAGGTGTGGCTAATCAGTGCtcacaagaaaatgaaaattcTGTTTCagattttctctttgtttatctcaaactttgaatttgatgtttaagaaggtgtggaaaccctgaatattatgcttTAAGGAAGAtacaataaagttcataatcaaagttgtTAAGGTAAGGCACTTTAAGGTACTTTTACTCAaatattgctttcaagtacccTTTACAAGACTGTACACcagccactttattaggtacacgtGTACAACCTAATGGGATCCATTACAACAGCTCTGCCTTAAGTTCTACCTTTACAAAAAAATTCTGTTTTGATTGTCACTGTCGGAGAGGTAGAGAGGTATTAATTTAACTACATGTTTATTATTGAGGTTGTAGTTTGCAGTGGTGTTCAACTGGACGGCATTATATTGAGAGGTGTTTCATATATTTTGTCCACACTATTTGGATACATGAGAGGGACAGAATATTAGAAACATCTTCCAATATAATGCATTCCGGTACAACACCAGCACCCACTACGACCTCAAACATTAACATAAGGTAGAAATATTACGTCTCTGACAGTGTCAACTAAAAACTGGAAAATTATAAGCTTCGTAAAAGTAGAATTCATGGCAAAGCTGTTGCATTGGTTAGCATTACACTGTAGAGGTGTAGGAGTGTTTTAGCTTTTGTGCGACAGTAAATGGGCCTTCAGTAAACTAGGTGATTAATTGTATAGGAAAGCTTGAGCAGGTCAAGGTAGAGGTGAGAAAAGGGGCCGTGCTCTGTAAGCTTCAATTATATATTGGTCCAGGACAAGGAGGTGACCATGGAGACGGAAATAAGAACTATAAGAAACCTGAGAGTGCAGGTGCAATGTCCTCCCGTTAAGATTAGATGAGTAGCACACAGCCTCACTCACTCTGCTCTTCCCATTGTCTCACTATGGACCTGCCATCTTTATTTCTTTGTATACTGTTTGAAGTCCTGGCTGTAAACTGTAAGTACGCTTCTTTATCTTGTATTTACGGTTTATTTATGCATGAAAGGGCTTTAAGTGAAGTTAAGCTTCTGGGTTTCAATGACAGGAAAGTTGGGATGCATACTGTGTTGTCTAAAATCCTGTAAAATGACATACTAACAGTTTGGGGTTCATACATTGAGTGTGCATTTACATGGGTTGAATGTGTATCTAATATGTCATTAACATCCCTTGAGATGGACTTTTGACAATAAAGTGTAACTCAGAGCCATTTTCATCTGGgcatgactgagcttctcactgctttaaataaatcataaatcaCAGCAGAGTAATAGGAGAAGGGCAGACTTGGCATAGATTGtacttaaaataaaaaggtgAGAACATTTCAGTATAAAAACGTCTAGTCACACTCACCTATGTAAAGTCCTTTGTAATGACACTTCTGTGATGAAAAGCTAAATACTGTTAATGCACCTGATCGCATAATTTGCTGATCTTGTTTACATTTTAAGGTTTCATTTAAAACTAATCAGCGACAGTTACAATTCCTGGACCATGTGCATTGTTACTCAATGCATCAAAGATATCTTTTTGAGAAAAAGAGCTTTTTGACCAGCACTTTTATTCACCAAAAGAATTTGACACCTCAGAAAGAACAGATGAAGGCGAACGACTTATGGCCAACACCCCCTTTTGTGCCTGGCAATTATATTGCAAAGATAAAATGTGAAAGGAGACTATTGAAAGGATCTAGCATCTGGGACTGAACAATACCATTATACAATGGACAGTGCTGGAGACATACACTTTTACTAATTTTAGCTTGtgagaatatgaaaaaaaaagtagatttatttttatgaatgccagctaactaactagctagctaattagcaGTAAGCAGTGAATAGCATATAGTTGACTTGCTACAATGCAAAATTCAGCAGTGTGGGCAGTAACCATCAGTTTTAGCCCACATTACACACAATAGGAGACACATTGTTCAAGCTTCAGTTCCAAGGTCCTTGCATAACACTTTCTAATGcacctgcatgtgtgtctgtgtgtgtgtgtgtttatctcacacacacccaaTCCATGCCATGTGTAGTATGCTGTATATAGTTACCATTTTGCTCTTGACTCACACTACTGCTGCTAATTATAGCCCAGGGTCAATATCAAGGACAGTAATGGCTCTCAGTTGCTGTGACGGACAATTGAGTTTTAGGCAGAACGTTTTAAACGTTTACAGTGTATTTACTCTCAGGGCCGGGATTCTAGAAACACTGAGGTCATGAGTCCCCCAAGTGCCCCAAAGTCCCCACAAGACTCTGAAATTTGGATccttcatattttatttattcagttaaCAGTTTGGCAAATTTTAGTTCCCAATTTAAAAGTCTGTTGTGTCAAAGCCTGCCAGGAATAGCGTTCTGATGGGGCAATATTTTTCCTTGGCCTAAAAGTAGTCAAATATaactatatattattatatatcacTCTCTACCGCCTCCAGATCTCAGCAGCCAGGCTTCTCACCAGTTTCAACAGACATCACATCACTCAAATTCTAGCTTCACTTTACTGGCTCCCGGTCACAGAAATGCTGACCCCATACGAGCCTGTATTAAAAAGATCACAGCCATAACACATGTTCAAGCTCTCTCAGTTAGGGTTAGAGCTAGTTCAACCTAGTCTACTGTATATCCACGATgttttcacttccgggattgcttccTTGCTTGCGATCCTTctcaaggctattttgcagaggcagcatggctctgtccggcgcgtagcgccacccatgacaattgtgattggtttaaagaaatgccaataaaccagagcatgtttttctcccatcccggaatgctgtggactagccagaccctcctttgcagtgcagtggaggaaggtctggcaaagtgagactaagtTCAACCTAACTGACTGTAACAGTATAGGAATCTTTATTTAGCAGAGGTGGAAGAAGATGTATTGAAATCCTTTACAATCAATCAATGAATTGATtcttatttgtcacatgaaatcgtacgAGGTACAGTTAGAGTGAACTataatcccatcagctccttaaaCGTGTGCATGATTCACCATAAAGCACAATGTGGCTGTCAGTTCGGCACACTATGTTTACTCTGAAGTTTACAATTGAAAACTTGACCGgccagctggctagctagccTAGGCAGAGACGTTTTAGAACGGAGATGCCCCAACTCAGAGTAagttcctgtatctgtgtcacgtggTCTTTACCTCTGCCatgcctctttaggagactagtaGCAGGTCCTTAGTGTATTGgttccaatgggagaagtgaacgtgaacacagatcaTGACCGATTCATTTGCCCCATAGACATCAAAGCAAATATTGGAGCCATTTTTTACAACctacatatctccagaacattctgactcTAAAATGGCCTTTTTCCAGACGGACACATCCGGAGAAAATTGTATCTGTTTGAGACCTGTCTTTTGTTacagctaaatatgtcttttagctgtgttaGTATCTTatgtcagcaaaaaaaaaatattaataaattatgcaAATATAATTTTCACCCATCCCTACGATGTTCACTAAactttcaaacgaggccacgcccatttgGGACACAGGAAATGTGTAGGCTA
This genomic interval from Sander vitreus isolate 19-12246 chromosome 7, sanVit1, whole genome shotgun sequence contains the following:
- the LOC144520224 gene encoding trypsin encodes the protein MALLPGTANVLLFLAFSLSALPRHLFFLLSTGASPQRIIGGQEVLPYSVKYQASLQFSDTKQHYCGGTLVHPEWVVSAAHCWRPSSRLLVVLSEHSLDKEEGFEQVFNVSKIFVHNFNYNSFDNDIMMIKLSRPAQLNANVQPAVLPDDSAPSLNNDVCTVSGWGVTQIYSYYLSPVLRSVDVRIVPYCSYYYWGRITSNMLCAGSQLGGKDSCQGDSGGPLICNGLFEGIVSWGISCANPYFPGVYTKVRNYIPWIKWITEQQ